TAGTAGTGGTTCGCGAATCCGGCGTCGAGTTCGCCGTCAGCGACCGCTTGGGAGACCGCATACTCGTCGGGGTAGGATTCGATCCCACTGTCGACGATTCCCTGCAGCCACTCGCGGGTGGCTTCGTCGCCTTCGAGCTGGCGCATCGCGGTGACGAACCCCTGACAGGAAGGGTAGGACGGTGCCCACCCCATATCGCCCTCGAAGTCGGGGAACGCCATCACGTTGGAGGGGATCTCCGAGGCGCTGTAGGCGTCGGTGTTGAACGGCACCGACCGGGCGCGGCCGGAGATACCGGTCCACTGCTCGGTGTGGAACTCATCGCGCACCAGATCGGTGATCTCCGAGGACAGCGCCTGCGTCCGGCCCGCATCAGCGAGCGCGCCGAGGCCGCCGGAGTCGACGGTGTAGAACACGTCGGCGGGCGTCCCTTCGCCCTCCGTTTCGATCTGGGTGACCAGATCGCTGCCGCTGCCGTAGCGGGGGACCGGATCGAAATCCGGGTAGGTATCGTCAAAAAACGAGATCAGCTCGCCGACGAGGAACTCGCCGCGGCCGGAGTAGATCGTCAGTTCGCCCTCAAGATCCGGCATCTCGGCTATCGGCGTCCCGCCGGGGGCATCCCGCCCCTCGCGACCCGAGCCGATCTGGCCGACCGAGGAGTCGACTGTCTCCTCGTTGTCGGCCCCACCGAAGAGGCCAGTACATCCTGCAAGTGTCACCGAACCAATCGCCGCCGATCCGGCAAGGAATCGTCGACGGTTGGATCGTCCAAACGAATCGTGTTGGTTGCTCATGTTTTTAGGCTAGCCTAAAACAACTTATACCCGTCGGTTCGCTGCTGGTTCGGCGGCCTGCTCGATGCCTTCGAGGCAGTCGAGCCAATCGCCCATGAACTCGCCGATGTAGTTGAAGAAGTCACCGTTGTTGTACTCCGACCAGTCGCCGTCTGCGAGTTCCTCGGCCATCGCCGCGAAAATGCGGGCGTAGGGGTCGTCGGCATCCGAGAGGTCGGGGTCGACCTCGTCGACGATCTCCCAGAGGTGTTCGTTGAGTTCGAGGCCAGGGACCTCGTTGTTGAGGTCGTCGAAGGTGCTTCGTGGGGCCTTGTTGTGCTCACACAGCGGGAGGCCGTTGTAGATCTGCTTGTCGAGGATGTCGCAAGCACGCTTGAGGAACACGCCCGACCAGATGTCGTCGAACCGGCCGACGTCCCACTCGTTTTCGTCCATCGGGAGTTGGTAGAACGCCGGAATCACTTCACGCTCGAAGGCGAGATTCATCGAGCAAACAGTCAGATAGTTGTCCTCGGCAGCGACGAAATCGCCCTCGAAATCCTCTCGCGTGGTTCGGGTCTGAGCCTGTCCCTGCAGGTCGCCGTCCATCAGAATCCGGACCGCATCGAGATCGGGCACGTTGGTCCACAGCCCCTGCGAGGCGACGATGTTGTCGACCTCGGTCGTCTCGGTCTCAACGCTCTCGTGCATCGCCGAGTAGGGGTAGCCACGCGGGTAGAGATCGTGTTCCTCGGCGTTCTGGTAGAGGACGTTGACCCACTGCTCGTCCGAGGAAACCGATTCGATCTCGCCCTCGAAGTCGAGATTCTCCATGTGGGTTCCGAAGAAGTCCTCGTCGTGAGGCAGGGTGTCGTCGTCGATAAAGAAACCGTAGTCGTAGTCGCCGGCCCACATGTAGAGCAGGCCGAAACTCGTCTCGGCGTGGCTGGCCGCGGGGACGATGTGGCTGTACTCCGAAACGTCGTGGGCCTCGAACCACTCCTCTCGGCGCGAGCCGTCGAAGACTTCGCCGTCGACGCCCTCCTCGTCCAACATCGCCTGCATCTCGTCGGTGTCACAGAAATCTTCGGTGATGAGGACGACGTGAAGCCGCGAGAGGTCGAAGTCGTGATCGCGGGCGTTCTGGAAGTACGACCGCATGCATTCGTACTCCCGGATCGTCGGCACCATAACGCAAATGTCCTGACTCATTTCAGTATCTGATTCTTTTTAGGCTATCCTAAAATATTGTCGGTCTCGGCCGAATCGGCTACTGCGTGGCTGCTGCCACGAGATTACTGAGCAGCCTCCGCGGCGGTCCCCTGTTGGGCGGCCTCCGTCGGCGAGACGCCCAGCAGGGTGATCGCTGCGGCCCCGCCGACGAGCGTAACTCCGTTTTTAAGCGCGTGGTCGACGACGGCAGCGGCGAGCGCGGTTGGCGCGCCGATTGGTGTGAGCGCGACGACCAAGGCGGTAAAGGCGGCCTCGTAGAGGCCGATGCCGCCCTGTGAGAGCGGCAGAACCTTGGCGAGATTGCCGACGCTCACCGCGAGCGTCCCGACCGCAAGCAGAGGGCCAAGGGCCAGACCGCTGTCGAGAGCCGCGAGCACGAGAATCGCAGTGCCAACGTCCAGCGACCAGATCAGGAGGCTTCCGGCTCCGATGACGCTTATCGCGCGTGGGTTCCGGGCGACGACCGCGATATCACCGGCGAAACTGGCGATGGCTGCAACCGGTTTCCGAAGTTGCGGAAACTGGTCGACAACGCTCGCGGCAATCGAGCCGGGTCGACGGCCCGAACGTGCGACCAGCACCGTCGAGACGCCGACAACGAGGGTGATCGCAGTCACGCCACCGGCGGCGAGGAGCGCGGTTCTGGCCCCGTCGGCTTCAGCGACCAGTTCCAGCGGGCCAGCGACGCCGCCGAGGGCGAGCCACGCGAGGGTGACCCCACCGAGCACCGCAATCGAGGCGAGATCGAAGACGCGTTCGATGGCCAACGACGCGAAGCCAGCGGGGTACGGCACCTCCCGGCGGGCGTGCAGGATGTAGGCCCGAACCGAATCACCGGCCCGCGCCGGAAGCACGAGGTTCGCCGTCTGGCTTATAAAGACCGCAAGGGTGAGAAACGTCGACCCCAGCGGATAGCCAGTGGTCGACAGCACCTCGCCGTACCGCTTGCCCCGAAGCGGCCACGAGAGGGTATAGAGGCCGACAGCGGCCGCAAGCAGCCACGGGTCGGTCCGAGCGACAATCGTGAGCACCGCGTCGACGTCGACGTCCCGAAGCGCGACGAGCAGGCCAGCAAAAATGAGCACTGTCCCCCCGATTGTGAGATGGCGTCGGGTCACCAAGGCTCGAAGGCCGTCTGTCCACCGACCGCCGGAGCGAGTCATACACGTTCGGTTCGTACAGAGATATTTAAGCCCACCTAAAACTCGATCAGGAGTCGGTTTCGAGACGGCTACCTGTAGAATCGTGAAACACAGGACTGTGCAATACTGGTTAGCAGAGTTCGTCGATCAGTTCGCGTGTCGACCGTCGAACCGCCGCGTCACTGCTGAGGGTTGGCTCCCAGCCGAGCGCCGAGAGTTTCTCGATGGACAGGCGCATCTTCGGCACGTCGCCGGTCCAGCCGCGGTCGCCGCCGGTATACTCGTAGTCGGGGTCGAGGTCCATTTCGTCGGCGACGATAGCGGCGATTCGGTCGACCGAGGTCGTCGTTCGCGTCCCGAGGTTGTAGCTGTTGACCGCGTCGGTCGCGTTAGCGACGATATGCAGCATGGCGTCGACGCAGTCGGTGATGTGGAGATAGGATTTTTCCTGTCGACCGTCGCCGAGAATAGTGAGGGTATCAGGGTTCTCGGTGAGTTTCTCGATGAAGTCCGGGATGACTGCGCCGCGGAGACCGGGTCCGACGACGTTGGCGAATCGGAAGTTCCAGACCGTGAGGTCGTGGCTGTGAGCGCGTGCCGACAGCAGCCCCTCGTCGGCGAGTTTGCCCGCACCGTAGGCGCTGATCGGTTCGAGCGGGGCGTAATCCTCGGGTGTGGGTCGCGGAGCCTCGCCGTAGACGGTCGACGAGGAGGTGTAGGCGATCTGGGTCACATCCGCGTCGGCCATCGCCTCCAAGAGGTTCAGCGTCATTTTGGTGTTGTCCTCGAACTGGCCGTGGGGGCGGTCGGTGTTGACGAGTTTCGACGCCGCGAGGTGGAACACGAGGTCGATGTCGTCGAGGACGCCATCGAGGGCGTCGGGGTCGGTGAGGTCGGCCTCGACGAAGCGCGCGTCGTCGGCAACGCGGTCCCGCGAGCCGGTCGAGCAGTTGTCGACGACGGTTACGGCCGCGCCGTCTGCGAGGAGTCGGTCGACGAGATGTGAGCCGACGAAGCCTGCGCCGCCGGTGACGAGGATTCGCTGATCCGAAATGTCCATGCGCTGTAGAATCGATGGCCAGTAATTAACGGTTTGGCTCTGCGTCGACGAGTCGTTCAGCGATGCCAATAAGCGTCTGTCCGGCCGTGACAGTTGCTTCGCGGGCAATCGAGTAGACGATTCCCTCGCGGTCGGCGGTTGCGTCCTGCAGTGACTCGTAGCTCGTCGGGTCGTACACGGTCCCCAGCCGGTCGCCTTCGTCGACTGCCATGCCGAGGTCGACACCCTCCGCGACGACGAACAGCCCGGAGTCGGTGGCTCGCACCCGGCCGAGATGGTTTGTCGCCCGAGTGCCGTCCCACGGTTCGGGCTCGCCGTCGAGTAGGTCGAGGTGTCGACAGAGGTCGACTAAACCGCGGAGTCCGGCCGCAATCGCCTCCCCGTCTAACTGCTTGTTCGAGCCGAGTTCCGGCGTAATTGCGGGGATTCCCTCGCGGGTTGCGGCCACCCGGAGCTTGCGGCCGAAGTTTCGGTCGTTCCACTCCGCGTCGGCGTCGTCTCCGGCGGCTTCGGCCAGCAGCACGTTGGTCCCGAAGGCTTCGGCCAGCTGGCGGGCATCGTCGTTTCCGCGAAGGTAGACGGTGTGAGTCAGCATCTCGGGACTCCCGGTGTGGAGGTCGACGATGGCGTCGGCCTCCTCGGCCTCCGCCCAGAGCCGGGCGGCCATTCGCTCGTGGACCGTCCCCTCGGGATCGCCCGGCCAACACCGGTTCATGTTCGGATGCGCCGAATCGATGGGTTCGGGCGTGGTGTAGGAAACCCGGTCGAATGTGAGGGGGTCCGCAAGCGGGACCGCAATCAGAGTGCCGTCGAGGGCGGTGTGGTCGACAGCGCCGGGAAGGTGGGCGGACTCGTCGCTGGTGAGACCGACGTGGAGTCGACGGAGGAGTTCGGTGCCGTTGATCTCCCGGCCGTGTTGGGCCGCCTGCACGTAGAGGGTGGGGCCGTCGCCAGTACCGTACCGGTGGACGGTGGTCTCGATCCGAACGCCGGAGGGGAGCCGGGCCAGCGTGGTCCGTTCGGCAGTGTGCATACACTTACCACAACCTATGGCCTTGTAGCAGTGAGGGATGGTCGACCGGTTTTATTGGGTCGGATCACGCGGTAGGCCGTATGCCGATTGAAACGCGTGACCACGCCCATCTCATCACGCACGCCTTGGCGAAAGACACGCTGTCGACGCTGCGGTCGGTCGAAACCGAGCAGGTCGATTTTCGAAAAGGACTGATACAACTCGGTCGACTCTGTGGCTACGAAATCATCGACGGCGCGATGGACACCGAGTTCGTCCCAATCGAAACCCCGCTGGCCGAGACCACCGGCGAACGCGTCAAAGGACTCGATGACGTCGTCATCATCAATGTCCTCCGAGCGGCAACCCCGTTTGTCGAAGGACTGCTCAAAGCGTTCCCCAGCGCCAAGCAGGGCGTCATCTCGGCCAGCCGCGACGAGAGCGCCGGAATGGACGACGACGGCGAGTTCCCGATCACCGTCGACTACGTCAAACTCCCCGAAATCACGAGCGACGACACCGTGATCGTCGCCGATCCCATGCTGGCGACCGGCTCGACGATCTGTGCGGTGCTCGACTACGTTCTCGAAGCGACCGACAGCTACGAGAACCTGTTTGTCCTCTCGGCGGTGTCGGCCCCGCCCGGGCTGGTGCGCGTCGACGAAACGTTCCCCGAGGTCGATATCCTCACTGTCGCTATCGACGACCGACTCAACGACGACGGCTTTATCATCCCTGGACTGGGCGATGCTGGCGACCGAACCTTCGGCACTACCTAATCAGTCCAACTCGACCCGCCCGCTGGTCGCATTTAACAGGCGTTCCCGGAGTTCGGCCGACTCGGTAACGGGCACCCGAACCGCGAAACTGGCCTGCTCGTCGTAGCTCGCCTCGAACTCGGCGGCGGTCGACTCCAGAATGCCGCGAACCGTCCCCGAATCGTCGTAGTCGACGCTAGCTTCAAACCGCTCGTGTGGCACCTGCTCGACGATGCCCGCGTCGTCGACGGCCTGCTTGACTGCCCCGGAGTAGGCACGTGCTAATCCGCCGACACCGAGATTAGTACCGCCATAATACCGCGTGACGACGGCGACGAGGTTCTGGAGTTCCTGTTGGACGAGCACGTTGAGTGCCGGTTTGCCCGACGAGCCGCTGGGCTCGCCGTCGTCGCTACACCACTCTCGGAGCATCACATCGCCGAGCTGGTCGGCCGAGACCTCACCTGCCGGAACGCGGTAGACCGGAACGTGGTGGGTCGCATCGGGGTAGGTCGACTCGACCTCCGCGATGACGGCCTCGGCCTCGTCGACGGTGTCGACCGGGGCGACGAGAGCGATAAACTCCGAGCCGTGGCGGTCGAGCGTGGCTTCGCCGCGGCCGGAAACGGTACGAAACGTTGCTGTCACGCCACGAGGTAGGATGTGGCGGCAGTAAGTGGTGTCGGTCAGCCCGATCCATATCGGTCGGGATGATGCAGATAGTAGAGCACAGCAAACGCCGCCACCCCCACGAGTTCGACGGTCTTCGAGACAAGCGCAAGCGGATCACCGGTAAGCGCCGTGAGTAATGGGTCACTAATCCAGAGTAAATAGCCACTAAACAGCGCTAGCAGCGTTCCCCCGCCAAGCGCGCTGAGTCGACGGTAGCGGTGGCCCCGAAACAGTGCCACAGCGACAGCGACCAACAGGAGCGCGACGGGGACAAAAAGAAATGGTCGACTGTCGGCAACGGGATTCAAAAGGAGCGACAACGAGAATCGCGGGATGGCCCAGATGAGATGGATCGCCGCGACAACGAGGGCTGCCTGAATCGCAACCAGTCGACACAGTCGCTCGATGGCCTGCATATTAAAACTCGATCCGGCGGACGAAGGGGAGTTCACGGATCTCCAACAGGAGGTCGCCGGGGAGTTCCTCGTCGGTGATGACGTGGAGCCGTGGCTCGTCGGTGAACTCGGGGTCCTCGCTGATGATCTGGCGAATCGTGATCTCGTAGTCAGCGATTAACCCGGTGACGGTGGCGACGATTCCCGACTCGTCGGCGGCGTCGACCTCGACTGTCATCACCGTCAAATCGAGGACGGGTGCGAGATCCCGTAGGCTCGGAATCGCCGAAATGTTGGTGAAGATACGCTGGAGTTCGGGGTCCGAAAGGATGACATCTGTAGTGGAGTCGACCACGCGGCGGTCGACGTCGATCTCGCGGGCGATCCCGGTGTAGGGGATCTCGATTCCGCCGGAGACGACCCGGCCCTCTTCGTTGACCGAGAAGCCACGCTCAAGCAGGAGGCGGATCACCGCCTGCTGGCTCGGGCTGCCCTCGAACTTCTCCATGATTTCGTCAAACATGGCTGGCTCCTGTGGCTGATCGGTCGTGAGGTCGGCTCACAGCTCGCCTTTCGTGCTCGGGGTGTCGCTTCGCCGCTCGTCGACCTGTGTGGCGTCGTCGAGCGCGCGGGCCAGTGACTTAAATAGGGCCTCGACTTCGTGGTGGGCGTTATCGCCCGAGACGATCTCGGCGTGGAGTGTCAGCCCGGCGTTGAGCGCCAGCGACTCGGCGAAGTGGCGGGCCATATCGCTCGTGAAGTCGCCGATCTGGTCCTGCGAAAAGTCGCCGTCGAAGACGAAGTAGGGTCGACCACTGACGTCGACGACGACCGAGGCCACCGCTTCGTCGAGTGGGACCCGGCGGTCGGCATACCGGACGATGCCGCGTTTGTCGCCCAGCGCCTCGTTGAGTGCTTCGCCAAGGGTGATGCCCACGTCCTCGACGGTGTGGTGGTCGTCGATTTCCAGGTCACCATCGCAGCGGACGGTGAGATCGAAGAGGCCGTGTTTGGCCAGTGCGGTCAGCATGTGGTCGAAAAAGCCGATCCCGGTGTCGACGGTCGACTCGCCGTCGCCGTCGAGATCCAGCGTCACCTCGATTGTGGTCTCGCCTGTCTCGCGGCTGACCGCTGCCGCCCGTGATGTCTCGCTCATAGCTGCACTCACACACGCGGGGAATATGGTGGTTGCGCTGTTATTGTCCGTTCGGTGCCGTCGGTCGACTCGTTTCGAGAGATGTCATCGGGACCGCTAGGTTTCGCTTACGGCGACCTCATACGTCTTATTCTGGTATCTCACGGCTCCACCGTCGTACCACACGGATGCATTGGTGTCGTCAGGTATCTCCGTTATGTTCAGATCGTCGGCGATCGCCCGCTCGAAGACCGTCTGCTGGTCGGCCGTGAGGTTCTCGTATCCGATCACAGATCCGTCCACAGCCGACGAGTTATCGATCCGCTCAGCGTGGAGAAACGCCGCAGCGGTTCGGTCAGGGGTCGTCGCGTCGTCCCAAACGGCGATCAGACCACCCCCCGCGATGACGGCACCGAAAACGAGTGCGATCAGCAAGAGCCGTTTCATTGATAGGTCGTATTCGGAACGAATACTTATAATCCCGGACCGGTCTTACAGGTACTATAGAATCGTCTCGGGGAACTACTCGGAAACGGCCTCGATCGCCGCATCCAGCCTAAAGGCCCCCTCATAAAGCGCGGTCCCGACGACGACCGCCGCCGCGCCAGCCTCCTGCAGAGCCAGTACGTCGTTGACCGACGCTACCCCCCCGCTGGCGACCACCGGGATGTCGACGGCCTCACACACCCGACTCACTAACTCCGTATTGACGCCCTCTAGCTGCCCTTCAACGTCGACATCGGTAAACAGGATCGCGCCCGCGCCGAGGTCCTCGTAGCGCCCGGCGGCCTCCGCGGGGTCGAGACCGGTCGACTCGGTCCACCCCGAGACGACGACCTCGCCGCCCTTCGCATCGAGGCTGACCATCACGCTTCCCGGATACCGCTCGGATATTTCGGCGACGATTTCGGGGGTTTCGACCGCTGCGGTGCCCAGAATCACGCGGTCGACGCCCATATCGAGGAGTTCAAAGGCGTCCTCGGCCGTTCGAATGCCGCCGCCGATCTGGAGGTCGGCGTCGGTCGACTCGATAATCGTCTCGAAAGCGTCGGCGTTGACGCGCTCGCCTTCGAAGGCGCCGTCGAGGTCGACCAGATGAAGCGTCTCGGCACCCTGCTGGATCCACTGGTCGGCGGCGGCCTGTGGCTCGCCGTACTGTTTTTCAGTGCCACGCTCGCCCGCGACGAGTTGGACGACGCCGCCGTCTTGGACGTCGACGGCCGGAATAACCTCAAACGTCGGAAACGGATCTGTCATAGCGTGTGGTTCGAGGGGCGAGTGATAAAACGCGACGATTGCAGTCGGAAGGCGACGGCCGCGCTCAGATAGCGAGGACGACGCTGACGACCTCACGGGTGAAGATCGCAGTCAGACAACCGAGCCACGTCAGCATGACGAAATGGATGTAGGCGGTCGCCTTGTTCCCGCCATCGATGGTCCGGATCATGATTGCCGACAGCGCCGCGTTGAACAGAATGACGAGCAGGAGCAAATACTCGATAAGCGGGATGTTGTAGGCCCCCGGATGGATGATCTGGCCGATGTTGAACTGTGAGACTTCGAGCGTCGTCGAGAAATCCGCGAGGATGTTGACGACTTCGAGACCGATGAAAAAGGCAAACGTTGCGGCGGCAGTAATCCCGTACAGCAGGCCGATCAGCGTCGTCGTCGCCTGCTTTCGCTGAACACGGAGCTGGTTGACCTGATTCATATTGGAGCTGATGATCTCGCCCAGCAGTTTGGTGTTGCCACCCATCTGTCGACCGACCAGAAACATCTCGCTGAACTTCTGGATGAGGTACGACCGGGATTCGATGGAGAACTCACCCCACGCCTGATCCGGGCTGAGCCGCATCCGGAGACGGCGGTAGAGTCGGTTGATGTTCGGTGACAGCGCACCGAAATCCTTCGTGCGGAGCGTTTCGAGGACCGCCGAGGTCGTCGCCTGTTTCGCGTTTTCAGCCGACCCAAGCGAGCGAATGAAGTTGGGAAACTGATCGTCGCGCTCGTGGATCGTCCGTTCTTCGTTTCGAAGGACGATTCCGGTCACCAAAAGCGGTGCTACCGGGAACCCGATGTAGGCTGGAAGTGGCACCTCATCGAGGAAGAAAAAGAGCCCGTCGACGCCCGGGCCGATGCCGAGGAAGCCGAACCCCATGAAGAACACCAACAGCATCGAGCCGACGCCACCGAACGCCAGCGACCCCCACAGTTTGCGGTTCTCGACGAACCGAGCCTCGGGGAAGTACCAGACCGGATCGTACGGTGCCATCGTCCGGATGACGAAGTAGAACCCCAACTGGACGAACATGAACATCACGATGACGCCAACGACTGTCAGCGTCGGATTAATCCCCGAGAGGATCGGCAGCACGACCGCGAAGACGAGCGCGAACGTCATCGAGAGGATCATCGACATGTAGAGATCCTTCATCACCTCGATGTTCGACAACGCGCCCTCGTACACCGTGCTGTACTGGTCCATCATGATGTCCTGCTCGTTGACGAGGAAATCCTTCATCTCTTGGCCGGCACCCAGAATGTAGCCCAGCCGTTCGAAGAAGTCCGCCAGCGCCTTGCTCGGGACCTCTTTGGCCCGTCGACGGCAGGCGTCGTCGAGACTCTGGTTCCAGGTGTCGACGAGATGGACGACGTGACCCAGCTCTTCGGCCAACACGCCGTATTCGTCTTCTTTGGCCAGCGTCCGGAACACTTCCATTCGGTCGATGTTGGTCATCGAGAGAACGGTCATGTGGGTCATCACCAGATGGAACTGGTTTTCGATCTTGATCCGGCGTTGGCTGATGTAGATTTTGGGATAGACGACTGCCGCAGCGACGATCAACAGCCCGAGAAGCGGCATCGGGAGCCTCACCAGAAGCGGGACCGTCAACAGGGCGGCACCGACGATAGTTAGTATAAAAAAGCCGAACGCTGGCAGGAGAATCGTCAGCAGATATCGCTTCCGCGACATCTCCAGTTGGTCGTAAGATGCCAGTAGCTCCGCGATAAACGACAGCAGCGTATCGAGCCTATCGCCTGACTGTTCGGTTTGTGTCGCCATTGGAGACACCTATTCGCCAGTAACCGGTGACGGACGCATCGAGAACGGTAGCCCTTCGACACCGTCACGCTGGAAGGAATCGATTGCCTCGTTGACCTCGTGGTAGCCCAACACACCCTCCTGAATCATGCGTTCGATAACGTCCGCACGGTAGTCGAGTTCGTCGTAGATGTCCCGGGTGTCGGCGTACCCCAGCAGCGTCGCGATCTGTTCTTCCAGTACGTAGGAGTTGTTCATCCCCTGGAAGATGATCTCATCTTCGACGGGGTCCCAGCTAAAGGCCTCACGCGTGACAACACCGTCCATCTCCGAGGAGTAGCCCTCGATCTCCTGAACACTGGTCACCCGTCGCAGCACGTCGTCGCCCTGTTTGACACGGTTCTGGAACAGTGCCACATCGGCAACGTCCATGAACGTCTCTGGAACGTTGATCGGTTCGCTGGTAAACCGCTGAATCATCGAGACGATGTCGCTCGCGTGGAACGTCAGCATGACGGGGTGGCCCGTCTGGGCGGCCTGGAACGCCATCCGTCCCTCGGCCCCACGAACCTCCCCGACGATAATGTAGTCAGGACGGGACCGCAGTGCCGCAGCCACGAGGTCGAACATGTCGACCTCACTCCCTTCCTCACCCTCTCGTGTCATGAGCTGCTGCCACGTATCGTGGGGCGGCAGCACCTCGGCGGTGTCCTCTGCGGTGTAGATCTTCGCGTCCCGTGGAATGAACGACAAGATTGCGTTGAGTGTCGTCGTCTTCCCGGATGCGGTCTCGCCGACAACGAAGACGGTCTGTTCGTTCTCCAGACAGAGCCAGAGGTAGGCCGACAGGCGTGGCGACAGCGTGTTCCAGTTGGTAATCTGGTTGATCGACAGCGGGACGCCCTCGCCCTGTCGGATCGTCATCGAGGGACCCTTGATCGAGACATCGTTGGAGTAGATGATGTTGACACGCGAACCGTCGGGCAGCGTCGAGTCGACAATCGGGTCGGAGTCCGAGACGGGATCTCCGATTCGCTCGCCCATGTTACGGAGCCAGCTGTCGTACTCTTCGAGCGTGCCGAAGTCGACGGTCGTCGGCATCATGCCGAACGTTCCGTGGTCGACGTGGCACTCGTGAGGGCCGATAACGTGAATATCCTCGTTCTGTGTGTCACGCATCACCGGTTCGAGCGGGCCGAAACCGACGATATCCCGGTTGAGCCGGTAGCGAATGGAGTCGTAGGTCTGCTGGTTGACCTCTATTTTCCCAAGGTTCCAAAACTGCTTGACTCGATCATAAAAATTGGTCTCGCCGTCGGAGATGTAGGTCGCGTCTTCCAGCAGCTCCTCGATGAGGTCGTCGTACTCGGACTCGTCGTCCGGCGAATCGCGGTGACCACTCATCGAAAGCAGCTTGCGTTTGACCTTCTCGAGGATCACCGCCTCCGAGTCCGACAGCGTCGGCTCGACGGTGTAGTATTTGAGCTTTTGACCAACGTCACCGTGAACGTGGCAGAAAATCGGGCCGCCGACTGGGTACAGCACGTTCGGCCGTTTGGACTCGTAGTCTTCGGGATCGTCGGCGAACACAGGGAACTCACCAGTAATCTGCTTGAACTTCATCAGGTGCTCGCGGAGGTGCGGCTTCCGCATTGCCATCTGCTTGAGTTCGTCAGACGGCTTGGGAGTTCCCATTTCAGTCATTGTGTAATTCTCCTATGCGACACTACGGCTCTCAATGACAATACCAGTTCCGGATCTTACGGAAAATCCGATTGTATCCCCGACCTGTTCGCCCATCCCGGCAAATCGCTTGACCTGAAGCTGTCGACGGATGTCGTTGCCGACCTCGATCATCTGGATCTCGATAAACACGTCAGCAATCGACCGGAAGGGGCCGATTGCTTCCTCGTCGACCGTCGAGGGGTCGACGGTGAGGACGATGATCTTGCCGTCGGAGATCATATCTCGGAAAAACGAGATGATCTCGAGGGCGGCCTGTCGCTCGTCGTTCTGGCGGACAAGGGATTCAAAAGTGGGATCGTTTCGGAGGATGGCATCGAAGGTGTCGATGATGACGACATCCGGCTCCCACATCACTTCGGCTTCCATCAGCCGTTTGAGAAGCTGTTTTCGTTCGGTGTCGGCGTCGCCGCGGAGCGCCCCAGCGCTGTCGAAGTCCGCATGGAGGAACAGTAGCTCCTCGCGAAGCAACGGCTTGGTGATGTTGTAGGAAAGCGAGTGCATCTGGTCGATGAACCCCGAGACGGTCAGCTCAGTCGAGAGGAACGTCACCGAGTGGTCCTCCTGGGTGAACCCGTAGCTGAACCGCTGGCTGATCGCACTTTTGCCGGCTCCGTAGTCACCCTCTAGGAGGACGATACTGCCACGCGGGATGCCGCCTCCCAGCTCTTTGTTCAGACGGTCGTGATCCTCCATTCCCAGCGACAGTAGGTTGCGTTGTGCTCTGCTCATTGTTATGTTCCTCTGAATTCAAACGTCTCTTCGTCTTCGTTCACCGTCAAAAACAGTCGGTTGCCTCCCGACTGAATATCGATCTCGGGATTATCATCTATCGTGATCTCGACGACCTCTCCTGGTCGCCAGATCTCATCCCCACTGTTAGCATCACTGATATCGACGTTCGCGTTCGGAATAAACCGACCGTTGAACACGATGTCGACTGCCGAGGCATCACTTATTGGCACGCCTTGTGAG
This sequence is a window from Halohasta litchfieldiae. Protein-coding genes within it:
- the hisA gene encoding 1-(5-phosphoribosyl)-5-[(5-phosphoribosylamino)methylideneamino]imidazole-4-carboxamide isomerase, which gives rise to MTDPFPTFEVIPAVDVQDGGVVQLVAGERGTEKQYGEPQAAADQWIQQGAETLHLVDLDGAFEGERVNADAFETIIESTDADLQIGGGIRTAEDAFELLDMGVDRVILGTAAVETPEIVAEISERYPGSVMVSLDAKGGEVVVSGWTESTGLDPAEAAGRYEDLGAGAILFTDVDVEGQLEGVNTELVSRVCEAVDIPVVASGGVASVNDVLALQEAGAAAVVVGTALYEGAFRLDAAIEAVSE
- a CDS encoding IMPACT family protein, producing MTATFRTVSGRGEATLDRHGSEFIALVAPVDTVDEAEAVIAEVESTYPDATHHVPVYRVPAGEVSADQLGDVMLREWCSDDGEPSGSSGKPALNVLVQQELQNLVAVVTRYYGGTNLGVGGLARAYSGAVKQAVDDAGIVEQVPHERFEASVDYDDSGTVRGILESTAAEFEASYDEQASFAVRVPVTESAELRERLLNATSGRVELD
- a CDS encoding amino acid-binding protein translates to MFDEIMEKFEGSPSQQAVIRLLLERGFSVNEEGRVVSGGIEIPYTGIAREIDVDRRVVDSTTDVILSDPELQRIFTNISAIPSLRDLAPVLDLTVMTVEVDAADESGIVATVTGLIADYEITIRQIISEDPEFTDEPRLHVITDEELPGDLLLEIRELPFVRRIEF
- the hisB gene encoding imidazoleglycerol-phosphate dehydratase HisB; the encoded protein is MSETSRAAAVSRETGETTIEVTLDLDGDGESTVDTGIGFFDHMLTALAKHGLFDLTVRCDGDLEIDDHHTVEDVGITLGEALNEALGDKRGIVRYADRRVPLDEAVASVVVDVSGRPYFVFDGDFSQDQIGDFTSDMARHFAESLALNAGLTLHAEIVSGDNAHHEVEALFKSLARALDDATQVDERRSDTPSTKGEL
- the flaJ gene encoding archaellar assembly protein FlaJ — protein: MATQTEQSGDRLDTLLSFIAELLASYDQLEMSRKRYLLTILLPAFGFFILTIVGAALLTVPLLVRLPMPLLGLLIVAAAVVYPKIYISQRRIKIENQFHLVMTHMTVLSMTNIDRMEVFRTLAKEDEYGVLAEELGHVVHLVDTWNQSLDDACRRRAKEVPSKALADFFERLGYILGAGQEMKDFLVNEQDIMMDQYSTVYEGALSNIEVMKDLYMSMILSMTFALVFAVVLPILSGINPTLTVVGVIVMFMFVQLGFYFVIRTMAPYDPVWYFPEARFVENRKLWGSLAFGGVGSMLLVFFMGFGFLGIGPGVDGLFFFLDEVPLPAYIGFPVAPLLVTGIVLRNEERTIHERDDQFPNFIRSLGSAENAKQATTSAVLETLRTKDFGALSPNINRLYRRLRMRLSPDQAWGEFSIESRSYLIQKFSEMFLVGRQMGGNTKLLGEIISSNMNQVNQLRVQRKQATTTLIGLLYGITAAATFAFFIGLEVVNILADFSTTLEVSQFNIGQIIHPGAYNIPLIEYLLLLVILFNAALSAIMIRTIDGGNKATAYIHFVMLTWLGCLTAIFTREVVSVVLAI
- the upp gene encoding uracil phosphoribosyltransferase, with the protein product MPIETRDHAHLITHALAKDTLSTLRSVETEQVDFRKGLIQLGRLCGYEIIDGAMDTEFVPIETPLAETTGERVKGLDDVVIINVLRAATPFVEGLLKAFPSAKQGVISASRDESAGMDDDGEFPITVDYVKLPEITSDDTVIVADPMLATGSTICAVLDYVLEATDSYENLFVLSAVSAPPGLVRVDETFPEVDILTVAIDDRLNDDGFIIPGLGDAGDRTFGTT